The Pyrus communis chromosome 9, drPyrComm1.1, whole genome shotgun sequence genome has a segment encoding these proteins:
- the LOC137745839 gene encoding ABC transporter G family member 22-like isoform X3, producing the protein MVRFSLVQNFILHGDLFVQDLPFLSNQKKFTDVTYKVIFKGMRTTEEKYILNGIAGLVNPGEVLALMGPSGSGKTTLLNLLGGRGSQANVGGSITYNDQTYSKYLKSKIGFVTQDDVLFPHLTVKETLTYAALLRLPKTLTKEQKEKRAMDVICELGLERCQDTMIGGSLVRGVSGGERKRVCIGNEILINPSLLFLDEPTSGLDSTTALRIGQMLQDIAEAGKTVVTTIHQPSSRLFHKFDKLILLGKGSLLYFGKASEAMVYFSSIGCSPLIAMNPAEFLLDLANGNLNDISVPSELEDKVQMGNSEADDTRNGKLSPAVVHEYLVESYEAQVANKEKKKLMAPLPIDEELKSKMSFSKREWGTSWWEQFSILFWRGIKERRHDYFSWLRFTQVLSTAMVLGLLWWQSDANNPKGREDQAGLLFFISVFWGFLPVFTAIFTFPQEKAMLVKERSADMYRLSAYFASRTTSDLPLDLMLPVMFLVVVYFMAGLRLSAETFFLSMLTVFLCIVAAQGLGLAIGATLMDLKKATTLASVIVMTFMLAGGFFVKEVPVFISWIRYMSFDYHTYRILLKVQYEHIAPTVHGLTTDCGLTEVGALVAMVFGYRLLAYLSLRRMKLQGGA; encoded by the exons ATGGTCAGGTTCAGTCTTGTACAGAACTTCATTCTTCACGGTGACTTGTTTGTACAAGACTTGCCCTTTCTTTCCAACCAGAAAAAG TTCACAGATGTGACATACAAGGTCATTTTCAAAGGAATGAGGACAACTGAAGAGAAGTATATCTTGAATGGGATTGCTGGTTTGGTTAACCCTGGTGAAGTTTTGGCCCTGATGGGACCCTCAGGAAGTGGAAAGACCACGCTCCTTAATCTGCTTGGAGGCAGGGGAAGCCAAGCCAATGTCGGTGGTTCAATTACTTACAATGATCAGACATATTCCAAGTACCTAAAGAGCAA GATAGGGTTCGTGACTCAGGATGACGTTCTATTTCCTCACCTTACGGTGAAAGAGACATTGACATATGCAGCCCTCCTACGGCTGCCAAAGACATTGACAAAAGAGCAGAAGGAAAAACGAGCGATGGATGTCATCTGTGAGCTAGGCTTAGAGAG GTGTCAAGACACTATGATTGGTGGCTCCCTTGTCCGTGGGGTATCAGgtggagagaggaagagagtttGCATTGGCAATGAGATCCTAATCAACCCTTCTCTTCTGTTTCTGGATGAACCAACTTCCGGCTTGGATTCTACAACTGCACTGCGAATTGGTCAGATGTTACAAGACATAGCAGAG GCTGGCAAGACTGTGGTGACAACAATCCACCAGCCATCAAGTCGACTCTTCCACAAATTTGACAAGTTGATCCTTCTTGGGAAGGGAAGCTTGCTCTACTTTGGAAAAGCATCAGAAGCAATGGTGTACTTCTCATCCATAGGATGTTCTCCACTTATTGCCATGAACCCAGCAGAGTTCTTGTTAGACCTTGCAAACGGAAATTTAAATGATATTTCAGTACCATCAGAATTAGAGGATAAGGTGCAAATGGGAAATTCAGAAGCAGATGATACAAGAAATGGAAAGCTATCTCCAGCAGTTGTGCATGAG TATCTTGTGGAGTCATACGAGGCACAAGTTGcaaacaaggagaagaagaagcttaTGGCTCCCCTTCCCATCGATGAGGAACTGAAGTCAAAGATGTCATTTTCGAAGCGAGAATGGGGAACAAGCTGGTGGGAGCAATTTTCTATCTTGTTCTGGAGAGGAATTAAGGAAAGGAGGCATGACTACTTCAGCTGGTTGAGATTCACCCAAGTGCTCTCCACCGCGATGGTTTTGGGCTTGCTCTGGTGGCAGTCAGATGCTAACAATCCCAAAGGCCGGGAGGATCAG GCAGGGTTGCTTTTCTTCATTTCTGTTTTCTGGGGATTTTTACCCGTCTTCACAGCAATCTTCACATTTCCTCAAGAAAAAGCAATGCTGGTGAAGGAACGATCGGCTGACATGTACAGATTAAGTGCATATTTTGCTTCTAGGACTACTAGTGACCTCCCACTGGATCTAATGCTACCAGTTATGTTCCTCGTCGTTGTATATTTCATGGCTGGCTTAAGGCTGAGTGCTGAAACCTTCTTCCTAAGCATGCTTACGGTTTTCCTCTGCATTGTGGCAGCACAG GGACTTGGACTTGCTATCGGAGCTACATTGATGGACCTAAAGAAAGCCACAACTCTTGCATCAGTAATTGTGATGACATTCATGCTTGCTGGAGGGTTCTTTGTGAAA GAAGTTCCGGTGTTCATATCTTGGATTCGGTACATGTCTTTTGACTACCACACATACAGGATTCTTCTTAAGGTGCAGTACGAACACATCGCACCGACTGTTCACGGGTTGACCACAGACTGCGGTTTAACAGAAGTTGGTGCCCTTGTAGCCATGGTTTTTGGATACCGGCTCTTGGCATACCTTTCTTTGCGAAGAATGAAGCTTCAAGGTGGGGCATAG
- the LOC137745839 gene encoding ABC transporter G family member 22-like isoform X1: MEEPNSSGLARTKSEQLVETVAAELKSPPPGEAISTVEGGSTLSRKSSRRMMGASPGRGSGSVGKNSRIRKSRSAQMKLDMDEISSGAALSRASSASLGFSFSFTGFTVPADDIADTKPSSDDDDLPEYLEAGITRKPKFQTEPTLPLYLKFTDVTYKVIFKGMRTTEEKYILNGIAGLVNPGEVLALMGPSGSGKTTLLNLLGGRGSQANVGGSITYNDQTYSKYLKSKIGFVTQDDVLFPHLTVKETLTYAALLRLPKTLTKEQKEKRAMDVICELGLERCQDTMIGGSLVRGVSGGERKRVCIGNEILINPSLLFLDEPTSGLDSTTALRIGQMLQDIAEAGKTVVTTIHQPSSRLFHKFDKLILLGKGSLLYFGKASEAMVYFSSIGCSPLIAMNPAEFLLDLANGNLNDISVPSELEDKVQMGNSEADDTRNGKLSPAVVHEYLVESYEAQVANKEKKKLMAPLPIDEELKSKMSFSKREWGTSWWEQFSILFWRGIKERRHDYFSWLRFTQVLSTAMVLGLLWWQSDANNPKGREDQAGLLFFISVFWGFLPVFTAIFTFPQEKAMLVKERSADMYRLSAYFASRTTSDLPLDLMLPVMFLVVVYFMAGLRLSAETFFLSMLTVFLCIVAAQGLGLAIGATLMDLKKATTLASVIVMTFMLAGGFFVKEVPVFISWIRYMSFDYHTYRILLKVQYEHIAPTVHGLTTDCGLTEVGALVAMVFGYRLLAYLSLRRMKLQGGA; this comes from the exons ATGGAGGAACCAAACTCATCTGGGTTGGCAAGGACCAAGTCTGAACAATTGGTGGAAACTGTAGCTGCGGAGTTGAAGTCACCTCCGCCGGGCGAAGCCATTTCGACGGTTGAAGGCGGATCAACACTGTCGAGGAAGTCAAGCCGGCGCATGATGGGGGCGTCACCCGGGCGTGGTAGTGGCAGTGTTGGCAAAAACTCACGCATCAGGAAGTCCAGGAGCGCCCAAATGAAGCTGGACATGGATGAGATCAGCAGCGGCGCTGCCTTAAGCCGCGCTTCTAGCGCCAGCTTAGGATTTTCGTTCTCTTTCACCGGCTTCACTGTGCCTGCTGATGATATCGCCGACACAAAGCCTTCCAGCGACGACGATGATTTAC CAGAATATCTTGAAGCTGGCATCACCAGGAAGCCAAAATTCCAAACAGAACCCACACTGCCATTATATCTCAAG TTCACAGATGTGACATACAAGGTCATTTTCAAAGGAATGAGGACAACTGAAGAGAAGTATATCTTGAATGGGATTGCTGGTTTGGTTAACCCTGGTGAAGTTTTGGCCCTGATGGGACCCTCAGGAAGTGGAAAGACCACGCTCCTTAATCTGCTTGGAGGCAGGGGAAGCCAAGCCAATGTCGGTGGTTCAATTACTTACAATGATCAGACATATTCCAAGTACCTAAAGAGCAA GATAGGGTTCGTGACTCAGGATGACGTTCTATTTCCTCACCTTACGGTGAAAGAGACATTGACATATGCAGCCCTCCTACGGCTGCCAAAGACATTGACAAAAGAGCAGAAGGAAAAACGAGCGATGGATGTCATCTGTGAGCTAGGCTTAGAGAG GTGTCAAGACACTATGATTGGTGGCTCCCTTGTCCGTGGGGTATCAGgtggagagaggaagagagtttGCATTGGCAATGAGATCCTAATCAACCCTTCTCTTCTGTTTCTGGATGAACCAACTTCCGGCTTGGATTCTACAACTGCACTGCGAATTGGTCAGATGTTACAAGACATAGCAGAG GCTGGCAAGACTGTGGTGACAACAATCCACCAGCCATCAAGTCGACTCTTCCACAAATTTGACAAGTTGATCCTTCTTGGGAAGGGAAGCTTGCTCTACTTTGGAAAAGCATCAGAAGCAATGGTGTACTTCTCATCCATAGGATGTTCTCCACTTATTGCCATGAACCCAGCAGAGTTCTTGTTAGACCTTGCAAACGGAAATTTAAATGATATTTCAGTACCATCAGAATTAGAGGATAAGGTGCAAATGGGAAATTCAGAAGCAGATGATACAAGAAATGGAAAGCTATCTCCAGCAGTTGTGCATGAG TATCTTGTGGAGTCATACGAGGCACAAGTTGcaaacaaggagaagaagaagcttaTGGCTCCCCTTCCCATCGATGAGGAACTGAAGTCAAAGATGTCATTTTCGAAGCGAGAATGGGGAACAAGCTGGTGGGAGCAATTTTCTATCTTGTTCTGGAGAGGAATTAAGGAAAGGAGGCATGACTACTTCAGCTGGTTGAGATTCACCCAAGTGCTCTCCACCGCGATGGTTTTGGGCTTGCTCTGGTGGCAGTCAGATGCTAACAATCCCAAAGGCCGGGAGGATCAG GCAGGGTTGCTTTTCTTCATTTCTGTTTTCTGGGGATTTTTACCCGTCTTCACAGCAATCTTCACATTTCCTCAAGAAAAAGCAATGCTGGTGAAGGAACGATCGGCTGACATGTACAGATTAAGTGCATATTTTGCTTCTAGGACTACTAGTGACCTCCCACTGGATCTAATGCTACCAGTTATGTTCCTCGTCGTTGTATATTTCATGGCTGGCTTAAGGCTGAGTGCTGAAACCTTCTTCCTAAGCATGCTTACGGTTTTCCTCTGCATTGTGGCAGCACAG GGACTTGGACTTGCTATCGGAGCTACATTGATGGACCTAAAGAAAGCCACAACTCTTGCATCAGTAATTGTGATGACATTCATGCTTGCTGGAGGGTTCTTTGTGAAA GAAGTTCCGGTGTTCATATCTTGGATTCGGTACATGTCTTTTGACTACCACACATACAGGATTCTTCTTAAGGTGCAGTACGAACACATCGCACCGACTGTTCACGGGTTGACCACAGACTGCGGTTTAACAGAAGTTGGTGCCCTTGTAGCCATGGTTTTTGGATACCGGCTCTTGGCATACCTTTCTTTGCGAAGAATGAAGCTTCAAGGTGGGGCATAG
- the LOC137745839 gene encoding ABC transporter G family member 22-like isoform X2: MEEPNSSGLARTKSEQLVETVAAELKSPPPGEAISTVEGGSTLSRKSSRRMMGASPGRGSGSVGKNSRIRKSRSAQMKLDMDEISSGAALSRASSASLGFSFSFTGFTVPADDIADTKPSSDDDDLQYLEAGITRKPKFQTEPTLPLYLKFTDVTYKVIFKGMRTTEEKYILNGIAGLVNPGEVLALMGPSGSGKTTLLNLLGGRGSQANVGGSITYNDQTYSKYLKSKIGFVTQDDVLFPHLTVKETLTYAALLRLPKTLTKEQKEKRAMDVICELGLERCQDTMIGGSLVRGVSGGERKRVCIGNEILINPSLLFLDEPTSGLDSTTALRIGQMLQDIAEAGKTVVTTIHQPSSRLFHKFDKLILLGKGSLLYFGKASEAMVYFSSIGCSPLIAMNPAEFLLDLANGNLNDISVPSELEDKVQMGNSEADDTRNGKLSPAVVHEYLVESYEAQVANKEKKKLMAPLPIDEELKSKMSFSKREWGTSWWEQFSILFWRGIKERRHDYFSWLRFTQVLSTAMVLGLLWWQSDANNPKGREDQAGLLFFISVFWGFLPVFTAIFTFPQEKAMLVKERSADMYRLSAYFASRTTSDLPLDLMLPVMFLVVVYFMAGLRLSAETFFLSMLTVFLCIVAAQGLGLAIGATLMDLKKATTLASVIVMTFMLAGGFFVKEVPVFISWIRYMSFDYHTYRILLKVQYEHIAPTVHGLTTDCGLTEVGALVAMVFGYRLLAYLSLRRMKLQGGA, encoded by the exons ATGGAGGAACCAAACTCATCTGGGTTGGCAAGGACCAAGTCTGAACAATTGGTGGAAACTGTAGCTGCGGAGTTGAAGTCACCTCCGCCGGGCGAAGCCATTTCGACGGTTGAAGGCGGATCAACACTGTCGAGGAAGTCAAGCCGGCGCATGATGGGGGCGTCACCCGGGCGTGGTAGTGGCAGTGTTGGCAAAAACTCACGCATCAGGAAGTCCAGGAGCGCCCAAATGAAGCTGGACATGGATGAGATCAGCAGCGGCGCTGCCTTAAGCCGCGCTTCTAGCGCCAGCTTAGGATTTTCGTTCTCTTTCACCGGCTTCACTGTGCCTGCTGATGATATCGCCGACACAAAGCCTTCCAGCGACGACGATGATTTAC AATATCTTGAAGCTGGCATCACCAGGAAGCCAAAATTCCAAACAGAACCCACACTGCCATTATATCTCAAG TTCACAGATGTGACATACAAGGTCATTTTCAAAGGAATGAGGACAACTGAAGAGAAGTATATCTTGAATGGGATTGCTGGTTTGGTTAACCCTGGTGAAGTTTTGGCCCTGATGGGACCCTCAGGAAGTGGAAAGACCACGCTCCTTAATCTGCTTGGAGGCAGGGGAAGCCAAGCCAATGTCGGTGGTTCAATTACTTACAATGATCAGACATATTCCAAGTACCTAAAGAGCAA GATAGGGTTCGTGACTCAGGATGACGTTCTATTTCCTCACCTTACGGTGAAAGAGACATTGACATATGCAGCCCTCCTACGGCTGCCAAAGACATTGACAAAAGAGCAGAAGGAAAAACGAGCGATGGATGTCATCTGTGAGCTAGGCTTAGAGAG GTGTCAAGACACTATGATTGGTGGCTCCCTTGTCCGTGGGGTATCAGgtggagagaggaagagagtttGCATTGGCAATGAGATCCTAATCAACCCTTCTCTTCTGTTTCTGGATGAACCAACTTCCGGCTTGGATTCTACAACTGCACTGCGAATTGGTCAGATGTTACAAGACATAGCAGAG GCTGGCAAGACTGTGGTGACAACAATCCACCAGCCATCAAGTCGACTCTTCCACAAATTTGACAAGTTGATCCTTCTTGGGAAGGGAAGCTTGCTCTACTTTGGAAAAGCATCAGAAGCAATGGTGTACTTCTCATCCATAGGATGTTCTCCACTTATTGCCATGAACCCAGCAGAGTTCTTGTTAGACCTTGCAAACGGAAATTTAAATGATATTTCAGTACCATCAGAATTAGAGGATAAGGTGCAAATGGGAAATTCAGAAGCAGATGATACAAGAAATGGAAAGCTATCTCCAGCAGTTGTGCATGAG TATCTTGTGGAGTCATACGAGGCACAAGTTGcaaacaaggagaagaagaagcttaTGGCTCCCCTTCCCATCGATGAGGAACTGAAGTCAAAGATGTCATTTTCGAAGCGAGAATGGGGAACAAGCTGGTGGGAGCAATTTTCTATCTTGTTCTGGAGAGGAATTAAGGAAAGGAGGCATGACTACTTCAGCTGGTTGAGATTCACCCAAGTGCTCTCCACCGCGATGGTTTTGGGCTTGCTCTGGTGGCAGTCAGATGCTAACAATCCCAAAGGCCGGGAGGATCAG GCAGGGTTGCTTTTCTTCATTTCTGTTTTCTGGGGATTTTTACCCGTCTTCACAGCAATCTTCACATTTCCTCAAGAAAAAGCAATGCTGGTGAAGGAACGATCGGCTGACATGTACAGATTAAGTGCATATTTTGCTTCTAGGACTACTAGTGACCTCCCACTGGATCTAATGCTACCAGTTATGTTCCTCGTCGTTGTATATTTCATGGCTGGCTTAAGGCTGAGTGCTGAAACCTTCTTCCTAAGCATGCTTACGGTTTTCCTCTGCATTGTGGCAGCACAG GGACTTGGACTTGCTATCGGAGCTACATTGATGGACCTAAAGAAAGCCACAACTCTTGCATCAGTAATTGTGATGACATTCATGCTTGCTGGAGGGTTCTTTGTGAAA GAAGTTCCGGTGTTCATATCTTGGATTCGGTACATGTCTTTTGACTACCACACATACAGGATTCTTCTTAAGGTGCAGTACGAACACATCGCACCGACTGTTCACGGGTTGACCACAGACTGCGGTTTAACAGAAGTTGGTGCCCTTGTAGCCATGGTTTTTGGATACCGGCTCTTGGCATACCTTTCTTTGCGAAGAATGAAGCTTCAAGGTGGGGCATAG